A genomic segment from Candidatus Brocadia sinica JPN1 encodes:
- a CDS encoding cation:proton antiporter regulatory subunit, whose amino-acid sequence MSEIKECDLPGIGKKFTLELDSGDKLVVVIHSSGEREVFKFTKDNDEPTSVTTLSDEEARQIGTILSGTYFQPVIEDEPKLMMKNVTMEWIKIVPDSILANKKIEELDIRKTTGVSITTIIRGETVIPNPSSSEIIKPQDTLIIIGNNEQIKNFLSTFEIKQHLGK is encoded by the coding sequence ATGTCGGAAATCAAGGAATGCGACCTGCCTGGTATAGGTAAAAAATTTACCCTGGAATTGGATTCTGGCGATAAATTGGTCGTAGTGATTCATTCTTCAGGAGAAAGAGAGGTGTTTAAATTTACCAAAGACAACGACGAGCCTACTTCCGTAACTACGCTTAGCGATGAAGAGGCACGTCAGATTGGCACCATACTCTCGGGAACATACTTCCAGCCTGTCATTGAAGACGAGCCGAAATTAATGATGAAAAACGTGACTATGGAATGGATCAAGATCGTCCCCGATTCAATACTTGCCAATAAAAAGATTGAAGAATTGGATATCAGAAAAACAACGGGAGTATCCATTACCACCATTATCAGGGGCGAAACGGTAATTCCCAATCCCTCTTCCAGCGAAATCATTAAACCCCAGGATACACTTATCATTATAGGGAATAACGAGCAGATTAAGAATTTTCTATCAACCTTTGAGATTAAACAACATTTGGGAAAATGA
- the cobO gene encoding cob(I)yrinic acid a,c-diamide adenosyltransferase: protein MENGLLMVNTGDGKGKTTAALGLGLRAAGHGMKVLMLQFFKGPWLTGEICAAKRLEPDFKITQLGQGFVKTRKEEHSKATLENARVSWDYAKQEIFSDLYDIIILDEINNMIDHGLLSVEELISVLKERPKRLTIILTGRNAHDRIIELADMVTEMREIKHHYKSGIKAQKGIEF from the coding sequence ATGGAAAACGGACTCCTCATGGTAAATACAGGTGATGGGAAAGGCAAGACAACGGCCGCTTTGGGTCTTGGCCTGCGGGCAGCCGGACATGGTATGAAAGTACTCATGCTCCAGTTTTTCAAAGGGCCGTGGCTTACAGGAGAGATTTGTGCGGCAAAACGGCTGGAACCCGATTTCAAGATTACCCAGTTGGGACAGGGATTTGTCAAAACACGGAAAGAGGAACATTCTAAAGCGACTCTTGAAAATGCCCGTGTATCCTGGGATTATGCGAAGCAGGAAATCTTTTCAGATTTATATGATATCATTATCCTGGATGAGATTAACAATATGATTGACCATGGACTTTTATCTGTTGAGGAACTGATATCAGTATTAAAAGAACGGCCCAAAAGGCTTACTATAATTCTGACAGGACGTAATGCCCACGACAGGATTATTGAACTGGCAGATATGGTGACCGAAATGCGGGAGATCAAACATCATTACAAAAGTGGAATCAAGGCACAAAAAGGCATTGAATTTTAA
- the thyX gene encoding FAD-dependent thymidylate synthase, with the protein MPESKLHVLLLRYTPDPEEIVAKAARLCYSPASIDELKQQIESQNQANFIEKLTDMRHLSPIEHVTFTFGVEGISRACSHQMVRHRLASYSQQSQRYVGQQSKKRGGFHFIVPPSIEKIGKKQWFIEKMSILQKWYDELVETLGNSGESTFEDARFLLPNATETKIIITMNARELLHFFRMRCCNRAQWEIRNVATEMLRQAKQVSPHIFKDAGPGCVNDKCPEGKMTCGKMDEVRERFKNLL; encoded by the coding sequence ATGCCAGAATCCAAATTGCATGTACTATTATTGCGATACACACCAGATCCCGAAGAAATAGTGGCCAAGGCAGCCAGGCTGTGTTATAGTCCGGCTTCTATTGATGAGCTGAAGCAGCAGATTGAAAGTCAGAACCAGGCAAATTTTATTGAAAAGCTGACCGATATGAGACATCTCTCGCCCATTGAACACGTTACCTTTACCTTCGGTGTAGAAGGTATCTCCCGTGCCTGTTCTCATCAGATGGTAAGACATCGTTTAGCATCTTATTCTCAGCAGAGTCAGCGATACGTGGGACAACAGAGTAAGAAGAGAGGGGGATTTCATTTTATTGTCCCACCCAGCATCGAAAAAATAGGCAAAAAGCAATGGTTTATTGAAAAGATGAGTATTCTGCAGAAATGGTATGATGAACTTGTGGAGACACTTGGCAATAGCGGAGAAAGCACATTTGAGGATGCACGTTTTTTATTGCCGAATGCCACAGAGACAAAGATTATTATCACCATGAATGCCCGTGAATTGCTGCACTTCTTTCGGATGCGTTGCTGCAACCGCGCTCAGTGGGAGATAAGGAACGTTGCAACAGAGATGCTCCGGCAGGCCAAACAGGTTTCTCCTCATATTTTTAAAGATGCAGGACCTGGCTGTGTGAATGACAAATGCCCTGAGGGAAAGATGACCTGTGGAAAAATGGATGAGGTGAGAGAACGATTTAAAAATCTGTTGTAA
- the tsaB gene encoding tRNA (adenosine(37)-N6)-threonylcarbamoyltransferase complex dimerization subunit type 1 TsaB: MKVLGIETSGNIGGIAICQDKHIITARNFRGMQHGKELVPAIKSALLEISCTLKDIDLIAVDVGPGSYTGLRVGVTCAKILAYALQKPVVGVPIFDIIARNYTADSTPICPVLDARRNHVYACVYETAVASREQGLGGVQWKRVSEFLVIQPEKLLSVLPRPIIIFGDGVAPYRDIFHQKDIFIDKEEWSIPKAEHVALLGERMYEAGYQCETDKLLPLYLRQAEAIEKRDGKK; encoded by the coding sequence ATGAAAGTACTTGGAATAGAAACGTCTGGAAACATTGGCGGAATTGCAATATGCCAGGACAAGCATATTATCACTGCAAGAAATTTTAGGGGCATGCAACATGGTAAAGAATTGGTACCTGCTATCAAGAGCGCCTTGCTTGAAATCAGCTGTACACTGAAGGACATAGACCTCATTGCAGTAGATGTGGGGCCAGGCTCATATACAGGATTACGGGTAGGTGTGACCTGTGCAAAGATACTGGCCTACGCATTACAGAAACCTGTTGTTGGCGTACCTATATTCGACATTATAGCCAGGAATTACACGGCTGATTCAACACCCATTTGTCCTGTCCTTGATGCAAGACGAAACCACGTTTATGCATGTGTCTATGAGACTGCCGTTGCAAGCCGTGAACAGGGATTGGGAGGTGTTCAATGGAAAAGGGTATCTGAGTTTCTGGTGATTCAGCCAGAAAAACTTTTATCTGTCCTTCCACGACCGATAATTATTTTCGGAGACGGTGTTGCACCTTACAGAGATATATTTCATCAAAAGGACATTTTTATAGACAAAGAGGAGTGGTCAATACCAAAGGCAGAACATGTGGCTTTGTTAGGAGAAAGGATGTATGAAGCGGGATATCAATGCGAGACAGACAAATTATTGCCTCTCTATTTACGTCAAGCTGAGGCCATTGAGAAGCGTGATGGCAAGAAATAG
- a CDS encoding ABC transporter permease has protein sequence MGKHSNILLLATENLLRHRTKTIVVCLCIIAILTPFITAIAISDGIRAQSLISVKEGADLYLTFDEFGRNSAIPLKYLDEIKKIFGVTKVIPRIIGRGFLQNKLAVVVGVNKEDIPESVDCISGRIFEKANEVVVGHELARHFKLNIGDQFSMRCQQRKTFTVVGFFSSDSSIWGTSMIFMSFKDAGELFGKQDVATDIQIHSLPGHNSEIATDLYDILQGEPYRLQDKHMIELYFKKGFMLKEGIFSALYIVAFALGVPAILVASGFGLSERKKEIGIMKATGWHTLEVLELISFEQLLISLLGATIAIVLSILWVKGFNGAFIAQFFIAEITMLPKFTLPARFLPLPCLLSFFFAFLLTMVGSVYSSWRASTVSPVASMK, from the coding sequence ATGGGCAAACATAGTAATATACTCCTTCTGGCAACTGAAAATTTATTGCGCCACAGGACAAAGACCATTGTCGTCTGCCTTTGTATTATTGCCATCCTTACACCGTTTATTACGGCTATAGCCATTTCTGACGGGATACGTGCACAATCACTCATCTCCGTCAAGGAAGGTGCGGATCTCTATCTGACATTTGACGAATTTGGAAGAAATTCAGCCATTCCATTAAAATATCTGGACGAGATTAAAAAAATCTTTGGGGTAACGAAGGTGATACCGCGGATTATTGGCAGGGGTTTTCTGCAAAATAAACTGGCGGTCGTTGTCGGTGTCAATAAAGAAGATATCCCTGAATCTGTTGATTGTATTTCTGGTCGAATTTTTGAAAAAGCAAATGAGGTGGTTGTGGGTCATGAACTGGCGAGGCATTTTAAACTCAATATCGGTGACCAGTTCAGCATGCGTTGCCAGCAACGAAAGACCTTTACCGTTGTAGGTTTCTTTTCTTCAGACTCAAGTATCTGGGGGACGTCTATGATATTCATGTCGTTCAAGGATGCCGGGGAACTGTTCGGGAAACAGGACGTTGCTACCGATATACAAATTCACAGCCTGCCGGGGCATAATTCAGAGATTGCGACTGATTTGTACGATATTCTTCAGGGCGAACCATACCGGCTGCAGGACAAACACATGATAGAACTGTATTTTAAAAAGGGGTTTATGCTCAAGGAAGGTATCTTTAGTGCCTTATATATAGTGGCCTTTGCCTTGGGTGTTCCAGCCATTCTGGTAGCTTCTGGTTTTGGATTATCTGAGCGAAAAAAGGAAATCGGTATTATGAAGGCCACGGGGTGGCATACCCTGGAGGTATTAGAACTGATTTCCTTTGAACAATTACTCATCAGTTTATTGGGGGCTACCATTGCCATAGTGCTATCCATTCTTTGGGTTAAGGGTTTTAATGGTGCATTTATTGCGCAATTTTTTATTGCAGAGATAACCATGTTGCCCAAATTTACTCTCCCTGCACGGTTTCTCCCCTTACCGTGCCTCCTGAGTTTTTTCTTTGCCTTTCTCTTGACTATGGTTGGTAGTGTCTATTCTTCATGGAGGGCATCAACGGTATCGCCGGTTGCGTCGATGAAATAA
- a CDS encoding ABC transporter ATP-binding protein, with amino-acid sequence MIRTENLCKSYRQHSHYEVRAIYDINVNISKNSFLVFHGPSGSGKTTLLNIIGTLDRPTAGKVFMYGKEITSFSDIALARLRREKIGFIFQDFHLIPRLTSWENVSYPLIPSGIGFKERFERAKFLLEKVELGDRLDHTPEELSGGQQQRVAIARALINNPEIIIADEPTSNIDDETSAHILNFLSELKARGVTILVATHDTSLEKIADVTFKMKNGRIV; translated from the coding sequence ATGATAAGGACTGAGAATCTTTGTAAATCTTACAGACAGCATTCACATTACGAGGTACGCGCCATATATGACATTAACGTAAATATTTCAAAAAACAGTTTTTTGGTATTTCATGGGCCATCTGGTTCCGGGAAAACCACCTTGCTGAATATTATCGGTACTCTGGACAGACCTACTGCGGGTAAGGTATTCATGTATGGAAAAGAGATTACCTCGTTTTCCGATATTGCCCTTGCAAGGCTACGGCGAGAAAAGATCGGTTTTATCTTTCAGGACTTTCATCTTATTCCAAGGCTTACCAGTTGGGAGAATGTTTCTTATCCGCTTATCCCATCAGGGATCGGCTTCAAAGAACGTTTTGAAAGAGCAAAATTCCTTTTGGAAAAGGTGGAACTCGGTGACAGGTTAGATCATACCCCTGAGGAACTCAGCGGGGGGCAGCAGCAGCGGGTAGCCATTGCACGGGCGCTGATCAATAACCCTGAAATTATTATCGCTGACGAACCCACATCGAATATCGATGACGAAACCAGCGCGCATATACTAAATTTTCTGAGTGAACTAAAAGCACGGGGAGTAACCATTCTCGTTGCTACCCACGATACCTCGCTTGAAAAGATTGCCGACGTGACTTTTAAAATGAAAAATGGCAGGATTGTGTAG
- a CDS encoding ArsR/SmtB family transcription factor, whose product MDTFKTQQFAKLLKALSGDIRLNIISYLASGEKCVCHIYEYFKLSQNLVSHHLGILRESGLIKDRKDGKWVYYSLNEQNIEKVTHFLQEIVQKKKEERDTC is encoded by the coding sequence ATGGATACTTTTAAAACCCAACAATTTGCCAAATTATTAAAAGCGCTGAGTGGTGATATCCGTCTCAATATTATTTCCTACCTTGCATCCGGCGAGAAATGCGTGTGTCATATTTATGAGTATTTTAAGCTCTCGCAAAATCTTGTTTCTCACCACCTGGGAATTTTACGGGAAAGCGGTCTCATTAAAGACCGGAAGGATGGTAAATGGGTCTACTATTCACTCAACGAACAAAATATAGAAAAAGTAACACATTTTTTACAAGAGATTGTGCAGAAAAAGAAAGAAGAAAGAGATACATGTTAA
- a CDS encoding DUF4405 domain-containing protein yields the protein MMDKSKINLVIDALMFFCMMAMTGIGLLVKFVLLPGKDTWAVYGRKVELFLFGMDRHQWGTIHMIIAFVFLGLAVLHIILHWKMILSLYPRLIGSMAARRIIAVIIVIAGLFFVVFPFVLKPEVQELEGKGRHYRESIDIKNK from the coding sequence ATGATGGATAAATCAAAGATCAATTTGGTAATCGATGCCCTGATGTTTTTTTGCATGATGGCAATGACAGGGATCGGACTTCTTGTGAAGTTTGTCTTGTTGCCCGGCAAAGATACATGGGCAGTATATGGCAGAAAAGTGGAATTGTTCTTGTTTGGAATGGACCGCCACCAATGGGGAACGATTCATATGATCATTGCTTTCGTTTTTCTGGGTTTAGCTGTGCTTCATATCATACTCCACTGGAAGATGATATTGTCATTGTATCCCAGGTTAATAGGGAGCATGGCTGCCAGGCGCATCATCGCCGTGATTATTGTCATTGCGGGTCTGTTTTTTGTGGTCTTCCCATTTGTTTTGAAACCGGAGGTGCAAGAACTTGAAGGGAAGGGAAGGCATTACCGTGAAAGTATTGATATTAAGAACAAATAG
- a CDS encoding RCC1 domain-containing protein, whose amino-acid sequence MKNVSFSLIMPMTWRHLLYSFWCIAALFSLSSIASGESPGLVNPQISAGWYHTVALKSDGTVWTWGCNDHGQLGDGTNTNRNIPVSVKKLRDVASILCGMRHTVILKADGTVWAWGRNDYG is encoded by the coding sequence ATGAAAAACGTATCATTCAGCCTTATCATGCCTATGACGTGGAGGCACCTTTTATACTCTTTTTGGTGTATAGCAGCCCTATTTTCACTGTCATCGATTGCCAGCGGAGAATCGCCAGGATTAGTAAACCCGCAAATTTCGGCTGGATGGTATCATACCGTTGCCCTGAAGTCAGATGGCACAGTCTGGACCTGGGGGTGTAATGATCATGGCCAATTGGGAGACGGTACAAATACAAACAGAAACATCCCTGTAAGCGTGAAAAAACTCCGTGATGTTGCCTCTATTTTATGCGGAATGAGGCATACCGTTATATTGAAGGCAGATGGTACGGTCTGGGCATGGGGGCGCAATGATTACGGCTAA
- a CDS encoding ChaN family lipoprotein, which translates to MKKPIKQQWSKGLRFLIAFFLAFFFIFPMNAFPDADRLKNFPAQVEIDDIIHVPTGQKIPVSALSHFFDCASVFYVGETHANKASHQAQLKILTAHYERFGSNLAIGMEMFTRPYQPFLDQWIAGEIDEDKFLEATRWYGEWGYNYALYKDILDFAREKKIPVIALNASKDVVTMVRTKGLKDLSEDEKKLLPEIDTSDYFHGVYLEKVLPGHTKGLADRERFHTIQCLWEEYMAQTITDYLSSWEGKGRKFLAFVGNGHIVYDFGIPKRVFRRTFLPYCTIYTTEFKGGKPSAEQHPFLPEIPLEPADFVWSITPYEPEPEKKRIYLGVQFQKRDDNKLVIEKITPKSPAQKAGFMDGDILLSIDNRALKNIMELIHYLQTKQFGDICIAEIDRDGTKITYPVTLFEFEREEK; encoded by the coding sequence ATGAAAAAGCCTATCAAACAACAATGGTCAAAAGGTCTTCGTTTCCTTATCGCCTTTTTTCTTGCATTTTTCTTTATATTCCCCATGAATGCCTTTCCAGATGCGGATCGGTTGAAAAATTTTCCTGCACAGGTTGAGATCGACGATATCATCCACGTCCCAACAGGTCAAAAGATACCAGTCTCTGCCCTTTCTCATTTCTTTGATTGTGCCAGTGTCTTTTATGTGGGTGAAACCCACGCAAATAAGGCATCCCATCAAGCACAGTTAAAAATATTAACGGCCCATTACGAAAGATTTGGAAGCAACCTGGCTATCGGCATGGAGATGTTCACCAGGCCATACCAACCCTTTTTGGACCAGTGGATTGCAGGTGAGATTGATGAGGATAAATTTTTAGAAGCCACCCGGTGGTACGGGGAGTGGGGATATAACTATGCACTGTATAAAGACATATTGGACTTTGCCCGGGAAAAGAAGATCCCCGTAATTGCACTTAATGCATCGAAGGATGTCGTAACCATGGTGAGGACAAAGGGATTGAAAGATTTAAGCGAGGACGAGAAAAAACTCTTGCCTGAAATTGATACCAGCGATTATTTTCACGGGGTTTACCTGGAAAAAGTGCTCCCCGGACACACAAAAGGTTTGGCAGATAGGGAGAGGTTTCATACGATACAATGCTTATGGGAAGAATACATGGCACAAACCATAACAGACTACTTATCTTCATGGGAGGGAAAAGGCAGAAAATTTCTCGCCTTTGTCGGAAATGGCCATATCGTCTATGACTTTGGTATTCCCAAAAGGGTATTTCGGCGCACCTTCTTGCCGTACTGTACAATTTATACCACCGAATTTAAAGGCGGTAAACCATCAGCCGAGCAACATCCGTTTTTGCCGGAGATACCGTTAGAACCTGCTGATTTTGTCTGGTCCATCACCCCCTATGAACCGGAACCTGAGAAAAAACGGATTTATCTGGGCGTCCAGTTTCAAAAGAGAGACGATAATAAACTGGTCATTGAAAAAATAACACCAAAAAGTCCGGCTCAAAAGGCAGGCTTTATGGATGGCGATATCCTCCTGTCAATTGACAACAGGGCATTGAAAAATATCATGGAACTGATCCATTATCTTCAAACAAAACAATTTGGGGATATCTGCATTGCAGAGATCGATCGTGATGGGACGAAGATTACGTATCCAGTCACCCTTTTCGAATTTGAAAGGGAAGAGAAGTAG
- a CDS encoding ABC transporter ATP-binding protein produces MAKVFVNPALKKFLSYVKPYRQLITIATFCGLLKYNIPLIFPWVFKDVIDHLLSSSSYNAVKLHYTMLAMIGLYMFWAAVTYFRSYYADQAGQRLVFDLRHELYVHLQRMSLSFYEKRQVGSVASRLLGDIAVAQNFVGAAFTNTVMDASSLFLIAFFLFHMNWRLALVSIAIFPFYVMVNKYFKSQLRKTSKLAHQKMEEISGNVHEKLGGISIIQSYTREKTEERHFFQDSREYLFYQLKHIQHHAAAQSIVGFLTSLAPVLVVWFGAMQVIHGHLTVGELAAFYAYLSMFYNPLNRLTELNVLLANSQSAMERIFEVFNTSPEVVDCPAAQELGPIKGEIKFFNVHFAYEMSKTVLKDINLRIPAGCTVALVGPSGAGKSTFVKLIPRFYDVSAGKITIDGWDIRDFKLSWLRRHIATVPQDPILFSGTIHENILFGKPNAIEREIQSAAIFANAHDFISKLPKGYQTEIGEGGLKLSGGQRQRVALARAFLKNAPVLILDEATSSLDSESENLVQTALKRLMQGRTTIIIAHRLSTIQSADMIVVFDNGEIVEIGSHQKLLQHSSSLYRQLYEKQFHCKKTGVDV; encoded by the coding sequence GTGGCTAAAGTTTTTGTAAACCCTGCATTAAAAAAATTTCTTTCCTACGTAAAGCCTTACCGTCAGTTGATTACAATAGCCACCTTTTGTGGGCTATTGAAATACAACATTCCTTTGATCTTTCCCTGGGTTTTTAAAGACGTGATTGATCATTTGTTGTCGTCGTCTTCCTATAATGCTGTGAAATTACATTACACCATGCTGGCTATGATTGGTCTCTATATGTTTTGGGCGGCAGTTACCTATTTTCGATCTTACTATGCTGATCAGGCCGGTCAACGGCTTGTTTTTGATCTGCGGCATGAGTTATATGTCCATCTTCAGCGGATGTCTCTTAGCTTCTACGAAAAACGCCAGGTAGGGTCGGTTGCGTCACGGCTGCTGGGAGATATCGCGGTTGCCCAAAACTTTGTGGGTGCTGCCTTTACCAATACGGTTATGGATGCAAGTTCCCTATTTTTGATTGCCTTTTTCCTTTTCCACATGAATTGGCGATTGGCGCTGGTTTCTATTGCTATCTTTCCTTTTTATGTCATGGTAAACAAGTATTTCAAATCCCAACTCAGAAAAACCAGTAAATTAGCCCATCAAAAGATGGAAGAAATCTCCGGAAATGTTCACGAAAAACTCGGTGGTATTTCCATCATCCAGTCTTATACCCGGGAGAAGACGGAAGAAAGACACTTTTTTCAGGATAGCCGGGAATACTTATTCTACCAATTGAAACATATACAACATCACGCTGCAGCCCAATCTATTGTTGGCTTTTTAACTTCCCTTGCACCGGTCCTCGTGGTCTGGTTTGGGGCAATGCAGGTTATCCATGGTCACCTGACCGTTGGCGAGCTAGCTGCATTTTATGCCTATCTAAGCATGTTTTACAACCCTCTGAACCGGCTTACTGAACTGAATGTCCTTTTAGCCAATTCCCAATCTGCGATGGAGAGGATTTTTGAGGTATTTAACACTTCTCCTGAGGTTGTGGATTGTCCTGCCGCTCAGGAACTTGGACCTATTAAGGGAGAGATCAAATTCTTCAATGTCCATTTTGCCTATGAAATGTCAAAAACTGTCCTGAAGGATATCAATTTGCGTATACCGGCTGGCTGCACGGTGGCGCTGGTGGGGCCGAGTGGCGCTGGGAAATCTACGTTTGTCAAACTCATCCCGAGGTTTTACGATGTCTCGGCGGGAAAGATTACCATTGATGGCTGGGATATTCGGGATTTCAAGCTGAGTTGGTTAAGGAGACATATTGCTACCGTGCCTCAGGATCCAATCTTGTTTTCCGGTACGATCCACGAGAATATCCTGTTTGGCAAGCCCAATGCTATTGAAAGAGAGATTCAGTCCGCGGCTATTTTCGCCAACGCCCATGATTTTATTAGTAAACTGCCAAAGGGTTATCAAACGGAAATCGGTGAAGGCGGCCTTAAACTTTCAGGGGGACAGAGGCAGCGTGTTGCTCTGGCACGGGCATTTCTAAAAAATGCGCCTGTTTTAATTTTAGACGAGGCGACTTCTTCCCTGGATTCCGAGTCAGAAAATCTGGTCCAGACGGCATTGAAGAGATTAATGCAAGGACGAACGACCATAATTATTGCCCACAGGCTGTCCACTATTCAATCGGCGGATATGATTGTTGTCTTTGACAATGGAGAGATTGTAGAGATTGGCAGCCATCAAAAACTTTTGCAGCATTCATCTAGTCTTTACCGTCAACTGTATGAAAAACAATTTCATTGCAAAAAAACAGGAGTAGATGTATAA